The following proteins are co-located in the Callospermophilus lateralis isolate mCalLat2 chromosome 8, mCalLat2.hap1, whole genome shotgun sequence genome:
- the Rhoh gene encoding rho-related GTP-binding protein RhoH, with product MLSSIKCVLVGDSAVGKTSLLVRFTSETFPEAYKPTVYENTGVDVFMDGIQISLGLWDTAGNDAFRSIRPLSYQQADVVLMCYSVANHNSFLNLKNKWIGEIRSNLPCTPVLVVATQTDQREVGPHRASCINAIEGKKLAQDVRAKGYLECSALSNRGVQQVFECAVRTAVNQARRRNRRRLFSIECKIF from the coding sequence ATGCTGAGCTCCATCAAGTGCGTGTTGGTGGGCGACAGCGCTGTGGGGAAAACCTCCCTGTTGGTGCGTTTCACCTCCGAGACCTTCCCCGAGGCCTATAAGCCCACGGTGTACGAGAACACGGGTGTGGACGTCTTCATGGATGGCATCCAGATCAGCCTGGGCCTCTGGGACACTGCCGGCAATGATGCCTTCAGAAGCATCCGCCCCCTGTCCTACCAGCAGGCCGACGTGGTGCTGATGTGCTATTCCGTGGCCAACCATAActcgttcctgaacttgaagaacAAGTGGATTGGTGAAATCAGGAGCAATCTACCCTGTACCCCGGTGTTGGTGGTGGCCACCCAGACCGACCAGCGGGAAGTGGGGCCCCACAGGGCCTCCTGCATCAATGCCATAGAAGGGAAGAAACTGGCCCAGGATGTGCGAGCCAAGGGCTACCTGGAGTGCTCAGCCCTCAGCAACCGGGGAGTGCAGCAGGTGTTTGAGTGTGCTGTCCGGACTGCCGTCAACCAGGCCAGGCGACGAAACAGAAGGAGGCTCTTCTCCATCGAGTGCAAGATCTTCTAA